A genomic stretch from Telopea speciosissima isolate NSW1024214 ecotype Mountain lineage chromosome 7, Tspe_v1, whole genome shotgun sequence includes:
- the LOC122667391 gene encoding uncharacterized GPI-anchored protein At1g61900 isoform X2, which translates to MISGMMDCFRAIVQCNGSMCHRFLFFSIFLSSFRDVVAVQTQLEPGSLISAAVLADSPSSGLFDPIEISPAVIPHYPIPAEPLPPMYPSFPTTYEPILTGKCLVNFSAISKIMERTAYDCAAPLAALVGNVICCPQVNSLLRIFQGYYSVKSDELVLHKGLANDCFSDIISILSSRGANNTIPKLCSINSSNLTGGSCPVKDATTFEKMVNASKLLNSCSNVDPLKECCRPICQPAIMEAALRISATESTISANADVTGESNGMNVLNDCKGVVYSWLSRKLSSDVANTAFRILSACKVNKVCPLEFKQPSAVIKECHDFAAPNPSCCSSVNTYIAGIQKQMLITNRQAINCATLFGSMLQKGGVMTNIYELCDVDLKDFSLQAYGHQGCLLRSLPADVVYDNSTGISFTCDLSDNIAAPWPSSSSVSSLSFCASEMSMPALPTSETSANPGCFSRGFGFLVPIFWFFLSNILS; encoded by the exons ATGATTAGTGGAATGATGGACTGTTTTAGGGCCATTGTTCAGTGTAATG GTTCTATGTGCCATCGGTTCTTGTTCTTTTCCATCTTTTTATCTAGTTTTCGAGATGTAGTGGCAGTGCAGACACAACTTGAGCCTGGTTCTCTCATTTCCGCGGCTGTGCTTGCTGACTCTCCCAGTAGTGGGCTTTTTGATCCTATAGAAATATCACCCGCTGTAATTCCACATTATCCAATTCCAGCAGAACCGTTGCCACCGATGTACCCGTCCTTCCCTACCACTTACGAGCCAATCTTGACTGGGAAATGCCTTGTAAACTTTTCTGCTATATCAAAAATCATGGAGAGAACAGCATATGACTGTGCTGCACCTTTGGCAGCCCTTGTAGGGAATGTAATATGTTGTCCCCAGGTTAATAGTTTGCTCCGCATCTTCCAAGGTTATTACAGTGTCAAGTCTGATGAACTGGTTTTGCATAAGGGATTGGCCAATGATTGTTTTTCGGATATTATTAGTATATTATCCAGCAGAGGGGCAAATAATACTATACCTAAACTTTGCTCCATAAATTCATCGAACCTTACTGGTGGGTCCTGTCCTGTGAAGGATGCAACCACATTTGAGAAAATGGTAAATGCGAGTAAATTACTCAATTCATGCAGCAATGTTGACCCCCTTAAGGAGTGTTGTAGACCAATTTGCCAGCCTGCTATTATGGAAGCTGCTCTACGCATTTCAGCGACAGAATCAACTATTTCTGCAAATGCAGATGTAACTGGGGAGTCTAATGGGATGAATGTCCTTAATGATTGTAAAGGTGTGGTGTACTCGTGGCTTTCAAGGAAGCTGTCATCAGATGTGGCCAACACTGCATTTCGAATATTATCTGCCTGCAAGGTTAACAAAG TTTGTCCTCTGGAATTCAAGCAGCCTTCTGCAGTAATCAAAGAGTGCCATGACTTTGCTGCTCCCAATCCATCCTGCTGTAGCTCAGTGAACACTTATATAGCGGGGATACAAAAGCAGATGCTGATTACAAATAGGCAGGCCATAAATTGTGCTACGTTGTTTGGGTCAATGTTACAGAAAGGTGGTGTCATGACAAATATTTATGAGCTCTGTGATGTTGACTTGAAAGATTTCAGTCTCCAgg CATATGGTCATCAAG GGTGTCTGCTTCGAAGCTTGCCTGCAGATGTGGTGTATGATAACTCCACTGGTATTAGCTTTACATGTGATTTGAGTGACAATATTGCTGCACCATGGCCATCATCTTCCTCAGTTTCATCATTATCGTTCTGTGCCTCTG AGATGTCTATGCCTGCATTGCCAACTTCAGAAACCTCGGCAAATCCTG GTTGTTTTTCCAGAGGATTTGGATTCCTTGTAcccattttttggttttttctttccaaTATACTGAGCTGA
- the LOC122667391 gene encoding uncharacterized GPI-anchored protein At1g61900 isoform X6 — MISGMMDCFRAIVQCNGSMCHRFLFFSIFLSSFRDVVAVQTQLEPGSLISAAVLADSPSSGLFDPIEISPAVIPHYPIPAEPLPPMYPSFPTTYEPILTGKCLVNFSAISKIMERTAYDCAAPLAALVGNVICCPQVNSLLRIFQGYYSVKSDELVLHKGLANDCFSDIISILSSRGANNTIPKLCSINSSNLTGGSCPVKDATTFEKMVNASKLLNSCSNVDPLKECCRPICQPAIMEAALRISATESTISANADVTGESNGMNVLNDCKGVVYSWLSRKLSSDVANTAFRILSACKVNKVCPLEFKQPSAVIKECHDFAAPNPSCCSSVNTYIAGIQKQMLITNRQAINCATLFGSMLQKGGVMTNIYELCDVDLKDFSLQAYGHQVAGCLLRSLPADVVYDNSTGISFTCDLSDNIAAPWPSSSSVSSLSFCASGSPAW; from the exons ATGATTAGTGGAATGATGGACTGTTTTAGGGCCATTGTTCAGTGTAATG GTTCTATGTGCCATCGGTTCTTGTTCTTTTCCATCTTTTTATCTAGTTTTCGAGATGTAGTGGCAGTGCAGACACAACTTGAGCCTGGTTCTCTCATTTCCGCGGCTGTGCTTGCTGACTCTCCCAGTAGTGGGCTTTTTGATCCTATAGAAATATCACCCGCTGTAATTCCACATTATCCAATTCCAGCAGAACCGTTGCCACCGATGTACCCGTCCTTCCCTACCACTTACGAGCCAATCTTGACTGGGAAATGCCTTGTAAACTTTTCTGCTATATCAAAAATCATGGAGAGAACAGCATATGACTGTGCTGCACCTTTGGCAGCCCTTGTAGGGAATGTAATATGTTGTCCCCAGGTTAATAGTTTGCTCCGCATCTTCCAAGGTTATTACAGTGTCAAGTCTGATGAACTGGTTTTGCATAAGGGATTGGCCAATGATTGTTTTTCGGATATTATTAGTATATTATCCAGCAGAGGGGCAAATAATACTATACCTAAACTTTGCTCCATAAATTCATCGAACCTTACTGGTGGGTCCTGTCCTGTGAAGGATGCAACCACATTTGAGAAAATGGTAAATGCGAGTAAATTACTCAATTCATGCAGCAATGTTGACCCCCTTAAGGAGTGTTGTAGACCAATTTGCCAGCCTGCTATTATGGAAGCTGCTCTACGCATTTCAGCGACAGAATCAACTATTTCTGCAAATGCAGATGTAACTGGGGAGTCTAATGGGATGAATGTCCTTAATGATTGTAAAGGTGTGGTGTACTCGTGGCTTTCAAGGAAGCTGTCATCAGATGTGGCCAACACTGCATTTCGAATATTATCTGCCTGCAAGGTTAACAAAG TTTGTCCTCTGGAATTCAAGCAGCCTTCTGCAGTAATCAAAGAGTGCCATGACTTTGCTGCTCCCAATCCATCCTGCTGTAGCTCAGTGAACACTTATATAGCGGGGATACAAAAGCAGATGCTGATTACAAATAGGCAGGCCATAAATTGTGCTACGTTGTTTGGGTCAATGTTACAGAAAGGTGGTGTCATGACAAATATTTATGAGCTCTGTGATGTTGACTTGAAAGATTTCAGTCTCCAgg CATATGGTCATCAAG TTGCAGGGTGTCTGCTTCGAAGCTTGCCTGCAGATGTGGTGTATGATAACTCCACTGGTATTAGCTTTACATGTGATTTGAGTGACAATATTGCTGCACCATGGCCATCATCTTCCTCAGTTTCATCATTATCGTTCTGTGCCTCTG GGTCTCCTGCCTGGTGA
- the LOC122667391 gene encoding uncharacterized GPI-anchored protein At1g61900 isoform X1, translated as MISGMMDCFRAIVQCNGSMCHRFLFFSIFLSSFRDVVAVQTQLEPGSLISAAVLADSPSSGLFDPIEISPAVIPHYPIPAEPLPPMYPSFPTTYEPILTGKCLVNFSAISKIMERTAYDCAAPLAALVGNVICCPQVNSLLRIFQGYYSVKSDELVLHKGLANDCFSDIISILSSRGANNTIPKLCSINSSNLTGGSCPVKDATTFEKMVNASKLLNSCSNVDPLKECCRPICQPAIMEAALRISATESTISANADVTGESNGMNVLNDCKGVVYSWLSRKLSSDVANTAFRILSACKVNKVCPLEFKQPSAVIKECHDFAAPNPSCCSSVNTYIAGIQKQMLITNRQAINCATLFGSMLQKGGVMTNIYELCDVDLKDFSLQAYGHQVAGCLLRSLPADVVYDNSTGISFTCDLSDNIAAPWPSSSSVSSLSFCASEMSMPALPTSETSANPGCFSRGFGFLVPIFWFFLSNILS; from the exons ATGATTAGTGGAATGATGGACTGTTTTAGGGCCATTGTTCAGTGTAATG GTTCTATGTGCCATCGGTTCTTGTTCTTTTCCATCTTTTTATCTAGTTTTCGAGATGTAGTGGCAGTGCAGACACAACTTGAGCCTGGTTCTCTCATTTCCGCGGCTGTGCTTGCTGACTCTCCCAGTAGTGGGCTTTTTGATCCTATAGAAATATCACCCGCTGTAATTCCACATTATCCAATTCCAGCAGAACCGTTGCCACCGATGTACCCGTCCTTCCCTACCACTTACGAGCCAATCTTGACTGGGAAATGCCTTGTAAACTTTTCTGCTATATCAAAAATCATGGAGAGAACAGCATATGACTGTGCTGCACCTTTGGCAGCCCTTGTAGGGAATGTAATATGTTGTCCCCAGGTTAATAGTTTGCTCCGCATCTTCCAAGGTTATTACAGTGTCAAGTCTGATGAACTGGTTTTGCATAAGGGATTGGCCAATGATTGTTTTTCGGATATTATTAGTATATTATCCAGCAGAGGGGCAAATAATACTATACCTAAACTTTGCTCCATAAATTCATCGAACCTTACTGGTGGGTCCTGTCCTGTGAAGGATGCAACCACATTTGAGAAAATGGTAAATGCGAGTAAATTACTCAATTCATGCAGCAATGTTGACCCCCTTAAGGAGTGTTGTAGACCAATTTGCCAGCCTGCTATTATGGAAGCTGCTCTACGCATTTCAGCGACAGAATCAACTATTTCTGCAAATGCAGATGTAACTGGGGAGTCTAATGGGATGAATGTCCTTAATGATTGTAAAGGTGTGGTGTACTCGTGGCTTTCAAGGAAGCTGTCATCAGATGTGGCCAACACTGCATTTCGAATATTATCTGCCTGCAAGGTTAACAAAG TTTGTCCTCTGGAATTCAAGCAGCCTTCTGCAGTAATCAAAGAGTGCCATGACTTTGCTGCTCCCAATCCATCCTGCTGTAGCTCAGTGAACACTTATATAGCGGGGATACAAAAGCAGATGCTGATTACAAATAGGCAGGCCATAAATTGTGCTACGTTGTTTGGGTCAATGTTACAGAAAGGTGGTGTCATGACAAATATTTATGAGCTCTGTGATGTTGACTTGAAAGATTTCAGTCTCCAgg CATATGGTCATCAAG TTGCAGGGTGTCTGCTTCGAAGCTTGCCTGCAGATGTGGTGTATGATAACTCCACTGGTATTAGCTTTACATGTGATTTGAGTGACAATATTGCTGCACCATGGCCATCATCTTCCTCAGTTTCATCATTATCGTTCTGTGCCTCTG AGATGTCTATGCCTGCATTGCCAACTTCAGAAACCTCGGCAAATCCTG GTTGTTTTTCCAGAGGATTTGGATTCCTTGTAcccattttttggttttttctttccaaTATACTGAGCTGA
- the LOC122667391 gene encoding uncharacterized GPI-anchored protein At1g61900 isoform X3 — protein sequence MISGMMDCFRAIVQCNGSMCHRFLFFSIFLSSFRDVVAVQTQLEPGSLISAAVLADSPSSGLFDPIEISPAVIPHYPIPAEPLPPMYPSFPTTYEPILTGKCLVNFSAISKIMERTAYDCAAPLAALVGNVICCPQVNSLLRIFQGYYSVKSDELVLHKGLANDCFSDIISILSSRGANNTIPKLCSINSSNLTGGSCPVKDATTFEKMVNASKLLNSCSNVDPLKECCRPICQPAIMEAALRISATESTISANADVTGESNGMNVLNDCKGVVYSWLSRKLSSDVANTAFRILSACKVNKVCPLEFKQPSAVIKECHDFAAPNPSCCSSVNTYIAGIQKQMLITNRQAINCATLFGSMLQKGGVMTNIYELCDVDLKDFSLQVAGCLLRSLPADVVYDNSTGISFTCDLSDNIAAPWPSSSSVSSLSFCASEMSMPALPTSETSANPGCFSRGFGFLVPIFWFFLSNILS from the exons ATGATTAGTGGAATGATGGACTGTTTTAGGGCCATTGTTCAGTGTAATG GTTCTATGTGCCATCGGTTCTTGTTCTTTTCCATCTTTTTATCTAGTTTTCGAGATGTAGTGGCAGTGCAGACACAACTTGAGCCTGGTTCTCTCATTTCCGCGGCTGTGCTTGCTGACTCTCCCAGTAGTGGGCTTTTTGATCCTATAGAAATATCACCCGCTGTAATTCCACATTATCCAATTCCAGCAGAACCGTTGCCACCGATGTACCCGTCCTTCCCTACCACTTACGAGCCAATCTTGACTGGGAAATGCCTTGTAAACTTTTCTGCTATATCAAAAATCATGGAGAGAACAGCATATGACTGTGCTGCACCTTTGGCAGCCCTTGTAGGGAATGTAATATGTTGTCCCCAGGTTAATAGTTTGCTCCGCATCTTCCAAGGTTATTACAGTGTCAAGTCTGATGAACTGGTTTTGCATAAGGGATTGGCCAATGATTGTTTTTCGGATATTATTAGTATATTATCCAGCAGAGGGGCAAATAATACTATACCTAAACTTTGCTCCATAAATTCATCGAACCTTACTGGTGGGTCCTGTCCTGTGAAGGATGCAACCACATTTGAGAAAATGGTAAATGCGAGTAAATTACTCAATTCATGCAGCAATGTTGACCCCCTTAAGGAGTGTTGTAGACCAATTTGCCAGCCTGCTATTATGGAAGCTGCTCTACGCATTTCAGCGACAGAATCAACTATTTCTGCAAATGCAGATGTAACTGGGGAGTCTAATGGGATGAATGTCCTTAATGATTGTAAAGGTGTGGTGTACTCGTGGCTTTCAAGGAAGCTGTCATCAGATGTGGCCAACACTGCATTTCGAATATTATCTGCCTGCAAGGTTAACAAAG TTTGTCCTCTGGAATTCAAGCAGCCTTCTGCAGTAATCAAAGAGTGCCATGACTTTGCTGCTCCCAATCCATCCTGCTGTAGCTCAGTGAACACTTATATAGCGGGGATACAAAAGCAGATGCTGATTACAAATAGGCAGGCCATAAATTGTGCTACGTTGTTTGGGTCAATGTTACAGAAAGGTGGTGTCATGACAAATATTTATGAGCTCTGTGATGTTGACTTGAAAGATTTCAGTCTCCAgg TTGCAGGGTGTCTGCTTCGAAGCTTGCCTGCAGATGTGGTGTATGATAACTCCACTGGTATTAGCTTTACATGTGATTTGAGTGACAATATTGCTGCACCATGGCCATCATCTTCCTCAGTTTCATCATTATCGTTCTGTGCCTCTG AGATGTCTATGCCTGCATTGCCAACTTCAGAAACCTCGGCAAATCCTG GTTGTTTTTCCAGAGGATTTGGATTCCTTGTAcccattttttggttttttctttccaaTATACTGAGCTGA
- the LOC122667391 gene encoding uncharacterized GPI-anchored protein At1g61900 isoform X4 has protein sequence MISGMMDCFRAIVQCNGSMCHRFLFFSIFLSSFRDVVAVQTQLEPGSLISAAVLADSPSSGLFDPIEISPAVIPHYPIPAEPLPPMYPSFPTTYEPILTGKCLVNFSAISKIMERTAYDCAAPLAALVGNVICCPQVNSLLRIFQGYYSVKSDELVLHKGLANDCFSDIISILSSRGANNTIPKLCSINSSNLTGGSCPVKDATTFEKMVNASKLLNSCSNVDPLKECCRPICQPAIMEAALRISATESTISANADVTGESNGMNVLNDCKGVVYSWLSRKLSSDVANTAFRILSACKVNKVCPLEFKQPSAVIKECHDFAAPNPSCCSSVNTYIAGIQKQMLITNRQAINCATLFGSMLQKGGVMTNIYELCDVDLKDFSLQGCLLRSLPADVVYDNSTGISFTCDLSDNIAAPWPSSSSVSSLSFCASEMSMPALPTSETSANPGCFSRGFGFLVPIFWFFLSNILS, from the exons ATGATTAGTGGAATGATGGACTGTTTTAGGGCCATTGTTCAGTGTAATG GTTCTATGTGCCATCGGTTCTTGTTCTTTTCCATCTTTTTATCTAGTTTTCGAGATGTAGTGGCAGTGCAGACACAACTTGAGCCTGGTTCTCTCATTTCCGCGGCTGTGCTTGCTGACTCTCCCAGTAGTGGGCTTTTTGATCCTATAGAAATATCACCCGCTGTAATTCCACATTATCCAATTCCAGCAGAACCGTTGCCACCGATGTACCCGTCCTTCCCTACCACTTACGAGCCAATCTTGACTGGGAAATGCCTTGTAAACTTTTCTGCTATATCAAAAATCATGGAGAGAACAGCATATGACTGTGCTGCACCTTTGGCAGCCCTTGTAGGGAATGTAATATGTTGTCCCCAGGTTAATAGTTTGCTCCGCATCTTCCAAGGTTATTACAGTGTCAAGTCTGATGAACTGGTTTTGCATAAGGGATTGGCCAATGATTGTTTTTCGGATATTATTAGTATATTATCCAGCAGAGGGGCAAATAATACTATACCTAAACTTTGCTCCATAAATTCATCGAACCTTACTGGTGGGTCCTGTCCTGTGAAGGATGCAACCACATTTGAGAAAATGGTAAATGCGAGTAAATTACTCAATTCATGCAGCAATGTTGACCCCCTTAAGGAGTGTTGTAGACCAATTTGCCAGCCTGCTATTATGGAAGCTGCTCTACGCATTTCAGCGACAGAATCAACTATTTCTGCAAATGCAGATGTAACTGGGGAGTCTAATGGGATGAATGTCCTTAATGATTGTAAAGGTGTGGTGTACTCGTGGCTTTCAAGGAAGCTGTCATCAGATGTGGCCAACACTGCATTTCGAATATTATCTGCCTGCAAGGTTAACAAAG TTTGTCCTCTGGAATTCAAGCAGCCTTCTGCAGTAATCAAAGAGTGCCATGACTTTGCTGCTCCCAATCCATCCTGCTGTAGCTCAGTGAACACTTATATAGCGGGGATACAAAAGCAGATGCTGATTACAAATAGGCAGGCCATAAATTGTGCTACGTTGTTTGGGTCAATGTTACAGAAAGGTGGTGTCATGACAAATATTTATGAGCTCTGTGATGTTGACTTGAAAGATTTCAGTCTCCAgg GGTGTCTGCTTCGAAGCTTGCCTGCAGATGTGGTGTATGATAACTCCACTGGTATTAGCTTTACATGTGATTTGAGTGACAATATTGCTGCACCATGGCCATCATCTTCCTCAGTTTCATCATTATCGTTCTGTGCCTCTG AGATGTCTATGCCTGCATTGCCAACTTCAGAAACCTCGGCAAATCCTG GTTGTTTTTCCAGAGGATTTGGATTCCTTGTAcccattttttggttttttctttccaaTATACTGAGCTGA
- the LOC122667391 gene encoding uncharacterized GPI-anchored protein At1g61900 isoform X5: MCHRFLFFSIFLSSFRDVVAVQTQLEPGSLISAAVLADSPSSGLFDPIEISPAVIPHYPIPAEPLPPMYPSFPTTYEPILTGKCLVNFSAISKIMERTAYDCAAPLAALVGNVICCPQVNSLLRIFQGYYSVKSDELVLHKGLANDCFSDIISILSSRGANNTIPKLCSINSSNLTGGSCPVKDATTFEKMVNASKLLNSCSNVDPLKECCRPICQPAIMEAALRISATESTISANADVTGESNGMNVLNDCKGVVYSWLSRKLSSDVANTAFRILSACKVNKVCPLEFKQPSAVIKECHDFAAPNPSCCSSVNTYIAGIQKQMLITNRQAINCATLFGSMLQKGGVMTNIYELCDVDLKDFSLQAYGHQGCLLRSLPADVVYDNSTGISFTCDLSDNIAAPWPSSSSVSSLSFCASEMSMPALPTSETSANPGCFSRGFGFLVPIFWFFLSNILS; the protein is encoded by the exons ATGTGCCATCGGTTCTTGTTCTTTTCCATCTTTTTATCTAGTTTTCGAGATGTAGTGGCAGTGCAGACACAACTTGAGCCTGGTTCTCTCATTTCCGCGGCTGTGCTTGCTGACTCTCCCAGTAGTGGGCTTTTTGATCCTATAGAAATATCACCCGCTGTAATTCCACATTATCCAATTCCAGCAGAACCGTTGCCACCGATGTACCCGTCCTTCCCTACCACTTACGAGCCAATCTTGACTGGGAAATGCCTTGTAAACTTTTCTGCTATATCAAAAATCATGGAGAGAACAGCATATGACTGTGCTGCACCTTTGGCAGCCCTTGTAGGGAATGTAATATGTTGTCCCCAGGTTAATAGTTTGCTCCGCATCTTCCAAGGTTATTACAGTGTCAAGTCTGATGAACTGGTTTTGCATAAGGGATTGGCCAATGATTGTTTTTCGGATATTATTAGTATATTATCCAGCAGAGGGGCAAATAATACTATACCTAAACTTTGCTCCATAAATTCATCGAACCTTACTGGTGGGTCCTGTCCTGTGAAGGATGCAACCACATTTGAGAAAATGGTAAATGCGAGTAAATTACTCAATTCATGCAGCAATGTTGACCCCCTTAAGGAGTGTTGTAGACCAATTTGCCAGCCTGCTATTATGGAAGCTGCTCTACGCATTTCAGCGACAGAATCAACTATTTCTGCAAATGCAGATGTAACTGGGGAGTCTAATGGGATGAATGTCCTTAATGATTGTAAAGGTGTGGTGTACTCGTGGCTTTCAAGGAAGCTGTCATCAGATGTGGCCAACACTGCATTTCGAATATTATCTGCCTGCAAGGTTAACAAAG TTTGTCCTCTGGAATTCAAGCAGCCTTCTGCAGTAATCAAAGAGTGCCATGACTTTGCTGCTCCCAATCCATCCTGCTGTAGCTCAGTGAACACTTATATAGCGGGGATACAAAAGCAGATGCTGATTACAAATAGGCAGGCCATAAATTGTGCTACGTTGTTTGGGTCAATGTTACAGAAAGGTGGTGTCATGACAAATATTTATGAGCTCTGTGATGTTGACTTGAAAGATTTCAGTCTCCAgg CATATGGTCATCAAG GGTGTCTGCTTCGAAGCTTGCCTGCAGATGTGGTGTATGATAACTCCACTGGTATTAGCTTTACATGTGATTTGAGTGACAATATTGCTGCACCATGGCCATCATCTTCCTCAGTTTCATCATTATCGTTCTGTGCCTCTG AGATGTCTATGCCTGCATTGCCAACTTCAGAAACCTCGGCAAATCCTG GTTGTTTTTCCAGAGGATTTGGATTCCTTGTAcccattttttggttttttctttccaaTATACTGAGCTGA